The region acttatataaaaaacaatttgaattggtccaagattttttcaaacCAATGTTACCAGAAGCTAATAAGATTGGTAATGATATGATCAAATGCATTTTAGAAGGTTCCAAATAGGAATTTTGCCAAATccttttatatttatctcttatttattaatgtcTCTTATTTATACCGGTATTATAATTGCTTGTTACCCGCATTTCAAagttttggaaaatattgttttCTGGATCTTACAAAAAGtagatatatttgaaaaattatacaatttCATAAAGATTTAGACGTAAACAAATCAAGGTACAGACAAATAAGCTTATATTTTGCAATTGCCAACtgtatattaattttttctgcATTAGAATTGGCattgaaataaatcaaaaaatcatattttattcCTCTTTGCCCTTCTTTCCTTTAGTtgtttttataataatactttacaataattaaatcgcaataaaattttatattaataatgggTAACTATTTCAGTTCAATGTTCGATAAATTATGGGGCTCCAATAAAGAAATCCGTATTCTTATCTTAGGTTTAGATGGTGCCGGTAAAACCACGATTTTATATAGATTACAAATAGGTGAAGTTGTAACAACTAAGCCAACTATTGGTTTCAATGTTGAAACTTTAacatataaaaatttaaaattaaatgtatGGGATTTAGGTGGTCAAACAAGTATTAGGCCTTACTGGCGTTGTTATTATACTGATACAGCAGCAGTTATATTTGTTGTGGATTCTACAGATAAAGATCGTATGAGTACTGCTTCAAAAGAATTACATATGATGTTACAAGAAGAGGAGTTACAAGACTCTGCATTACTAGTATTTGCAAACAAGCAGGATCAGCCAGGTGCCTTAACTGCAAGTGAAGTCTCAAAAGAATTGAACTTAGTAGAATTAAAGGAAAGAAGTTGGTCCATTGTGGCATCTAGCGCCATTAAAGGTGAAGGTATTACCGAAGGTTTGGATTGGTTAATTGATGTTATAAAGGAAGAGCAATTATAAACAACAGGgggaaaaaataatagataaaTTCCCATCAAATACCTTTTTGCTTGtcattcaatttattatcagCAGACAAGACAACCCCAATCTTGCTGATGTTaccaatttttcaaatttattgtTGTTTTATTCTCATGTCATTTTCTActattcattattattcttaaaaAGACAActcattttcttcaaacCTATTCCATTATAACATAGtatgaaatataatattcaatCGTCTTATGCTATGGTATATTATGTAACTGACacgattttttttaatattaatactattacatccatataattttaaatatatatttaaatatttgcacttaattactattaatttattttctcttATTCCAAGATATCTCTTTGATAATCTGCTTTAGTTTgtattcttcatttttttttgttattttgtAAACATTTAGTTTACGATAATAAATAGCTtacaatttattagaagttttttttattttaatttgtttttaagagaaaatgctattattattgataaaatataacagAAGTCGTACGTAGgaaatttttacaatttaaCATTGTAAAACACAAATTAATAGAACTATCAATGATTTTCACTAAATTGATGTAGCTCtaaaaaatagaataaaacCTTAggtaatatattaataaaaatatgtgtatttttgaaaaattaagggctattaattcatttgtATACTTAATTGTTATCCTTAATTTAAAAGGTTTCTAAGATAAAGTAAAGTatccaaaaaatattttgacaAGAAATGTTGTGCTATTTATAACACTATCAACAATATTACtaatacaattatattttgtagTAATAGATGCTTGTCAACCTTTATAGTTAGTTCCTATAGAACATTAATCAATAGCTACTTTTAACTTCTATGGATGGTAGCACCCTACAAAAGATATATCTGGACCTACTGCCATATCTATCGAAACCACAGAATATCATTTCCAAAATAGGATATTAGAACAACTCAATACTTTAGACTAATGATGGGTAATAGAATCGGAATAAAcctatatatttctaaatataatctttttacctgtttttaatattaaaaattcaacaaaTAAGAAGCGCCGTGGCGCAGTGGAAGCGCGCAGGGCTCATAACCCTGATGTCCCTAGATCGAAACTAGGCGGCGCtatgtttctttttttaaataaatatttgtaactgtaacaattttaagctTTGCTAATCCCAGtagtataattttttagctgctagtttaatactaactgtttattaaactatacaactatatacctgagcctatgtaagttaaatattattattatcacgttccgatttgttcactatacacttccatcttttgtatttcattctttttgttttctagTTCTTACTTCTTTGTTCTACCTTAACTctctagtttattcttttagctttagattcttaaatagaatttatgttcatgattcaCTTACTTGTTAATCTACATGTTCATTCCGTTATCACGTCATCCTGATTTATGCAAGTGACTAAATAACTCACACTACGTGACAATATTTAAAGCTGGTGCACGGAtgtatttgtttatttgcAATGTAATATACTCTTCTTTAAATAGATGAATATAAAGAATGTCAACTATACATATATGTTCATTTACATATTTAGCCTCACTAATCTAAGACTAGTTTTCAAGCCATCTTTAGGTTTTATGCACAAgctcaaaatatttatagtCACACGGTCTTAGCACTGATACCATAATTGTGAAAATCTCAATGGAATGAACAAAGAAATTCCGAGGAAAACCAAGCAATGAAAAAGTATAATTGGATTTAACTTCCTGATTTGAATCgaatattagaaaagatATATAACTTGGAAAAATGAATGTGATGAGAATAATATGGTATATTTACAACTAAATTCTAAGCACCTCATATAGAACGCTATATTGTATCAAAAGAAAGTAAATTACAACGAATACTAGTTGGAAAGAAAGATGTTTGAAGATGCAGATGATATCTTAGGAGATAGAGTCAATAGTAGTCATAGCAGTAATTCTGTTGCCAGTCATACATTCGATAAGTTACTGGGATTTGCCATGGACAATTCGCAAACACCATATTCAAGTGCCAAAACAATTGATGATACTTTAGATGTCAAACCCCCAATTCTTATGTTAAATAACGATAGTGGTACTTTTATGAATAAACAGGAAGAAttggaagaaaaagaaatggaAATTAATCAAGTTAATAATGGTGTCaaatataatgatttttatGGCTATCAAACTAATCATTACGATAGACAGTCACCTCAAGCGGTTCAAATATCTGCCGACAGTAGCATACAAAATAAGagtttaaatgataaagcTGCTAATAAGAGGAAAGATGTTGTTGTAGATTCTAATTCAACCAACAATactataaaaaatattgaaattattcaattcattattaattcattatctgGTAAGGATAAAATAGCAAAACTATTGAAATCCATCTTAGATTTGATCAAActctttttaaaaaattcaagaaataatattttaaaatgggatatttatattcaatCATATTATAAGAAATTTATATCAATGCCAActtctaataaatataaatggaaattattaattaagcATCCAATTTCATTCTTAAAGATTTCATTGTTAATCTTCAtggaaaattttgaaaaaaaatctaattttaTAACGACTCAACTAACTTTATTCAGATATATGCTACGATTTGGTAATACTCCATTTCGGTTACtcgaatttaaaaataaaattcaaaatactataaaagaaatttatataGATAAGACTCAGACGTTTGATTTGGagtatttgaataaaactTGGTTCAATGAGAGAactttaattgattttttggCGTTATATTATGGTATTTGTGATgaacttttattattgcataaattaaaattttggtCAAACAAATCAATGTATAAATTTGTTGATAGACATTCAACCATATCTTCTCAGTATGATTCCATGTTAGCCGTGAAAAATGttgttttgaaaataaaaaaaatttcaaatgaacagcaagaattgaaaatccAATTACAAGTTAGAAGAACTGCTATGCGATTGACAGCTAATTTAAGATCCTCCACTTCTAGCAGTTATAAGACAGATGCAAGCGACAGATCTTTATCGCCTGTTAAAAAGCAATTGGTAGAGGAAATGATGAGATCCGAATATggaatttataataattcagaatataaaataaatcaaagattaaaacaattgaaaactGAAAAGATAAACACCatattagatttttttagattATCAACAGATCTAGCAggaaattcaattgattatttcAATGTTAATGCACCACCTATCGCAAGTCCAATGCTATCTTTCATTTCAGCTCTTTTGGGTTGTATAAAATTATGGAAAAATGCTCAAAATGAACTTGCTACTCGTAAGGTATGATTActtattcatttttactTAATTAAGCATgtgtattatttgtaaattattattattaagcgtaaaatattataaatca is a window of Henningerozyma blattae CBS 6284 chromosome 5, complete genome DNA encoding:
- the ARL1 gene encoding Arf family GTPase ARL1 (similar to Saccharomyces cerevisiae ARL1 (YBR164C); ancestral locus Anc_8.597), whose amino-acid sequence is MGNYFSSMFDKLWGSNKEIRILILGLDGAGKTTILYRLQIGEVVTTKPTIGFNVETLTYKNLKLNVWDLGGQTSIRPYWRCYYTDTAAVIFVVDSTDKDRMSTASKELHMMLQEEELQDSALLVFANKQDQPGALTASEVSKELNLVELKERSWSIVASSAIKGEGITEGLDWLIDVIKEEQL
- the TBLA0E04030 gene encoding uncharacterized protein (similar to Saccharomyces cerevisiae PEX25 (YPL112C) and PEX27 (YOR193W); ancestral locus Anc_8.601), which encodes MFEDADDILGDRVNSSHSSNSVASHTFDKLLGFAMDNSQTPYSSAKTIDDTLDVKPPILMLNNDSGTFMNKQEELEEKEMEINQVNNGVKYNDFYGYQTNHYDRQSPQAVQISADSSIQNKSLNDKAANKRKDVVVDSNSTNNTIKNIEIIQFIINSLSGKDKIAKLLKSILDLIKLFLKNSRNNILKWDIYIQSYYKKFISMPTSNKYKWKLLIKHPISFLKISLLIFMENFEKKSNFITTQLTLFRYMLRFGNTPFRLLEFKNKIQNTIKEIYIDKTQTFDLEYLNKTWFNERTLIDFLALYYGICDELLLLHKLKFWSNKSMYKFVDRHSTISSQYDSMLAVKNVVLKIKKISNEQQELKIQLQVRRTAMRLTANLRSSTSSSYKTDASDRSLSPVKKQLVEEMMRSEYGIYNNSEYKINQRLKQLKTEKINTILDFFRLSTDLAGNSIDYFNVNAPPIASPMLSFISALLGCIKLWKNAQNELATRKV